One Weissella coleopterorum DNA segment encodes these proteins:
- a CDS encoding phage portal protein, whose protein sequence is MSLSNPFERLEIRSVAGVASFNPSFIANGSSIVPTGLVSADDALKNSDLYSVTSLISSDIAGADFKTENTAHGELLNNPSTFNNSYNFWQTILLNLLLNGNAFVKIDRLKNKLRLIPTGAVTLNLTSNKLTYEVIGYDEYPAETVQQEDMFHFKIMAYSNEYIRNLIGHSPLESLVNELAQQKQANRLSLSTLKNAINPTSKIQIPEGTLSEEAKDAVRKEFEKANAGSNAGRVMVLDQSADFSTIAINADVAKYLQNLDWNRTQIAKAFGVPDSYLNGDGDAQSSLEMISQLYISGLNRYIEPIISEINYKLDAKDIRLDMSDIMDYSGATYKQDIKDYVDKGILTPESAFNLLSERRLI, encoded by the coding sequence ATGAGCTTAAGTAATCCGTTTGAACGATTAGAAATTAGATCGGTGGCCGGTGTTGCTTCATTTAATCCGTCATTCATTGCCAATGGTTCGTCAATTGTTCCGACCGGATTAGTAAGTGCAGATGACGCATTAAAAAATAGTGATTTGTATTCGGTTACTAGTTTGATCAGCTCTGATATTGCGGGAGCTGATTTTAAGACTGAAAACACAGCTCATGGTGAGTTGTTAAATAATCCATCAACGTTTAATAATAGCTACAATTTTTGGCAAACTATTTTGTTGAATCTACTACTTAACGGAAATGCATTTGTTAAGATTGATCGATTAAAAAATAAGCTGCGGCTAATTCCGACTGGGGCGGTCACTCTTAATTTAACAAGTAATAAACTAACGTACGAGGTTATTGGATATGACGAATATCCAGCAGAAACCGTACAGCAAGAAGACATGTTTCATTTTAAGATTATGGCTTATTCAAACGAATATATCCGTAATTTAATTGGTCATTCGCCGTTGGAATCTTTGGTTAACGAGCTGGCACAGCAAAAACAAGCCAATCGATTATCACTTTCAACTTTGAAAAACGCAATCAATCCAACAAGTAAAATTCAGATTCCAGAAGGTACGTTGAGTGAAGAAGCAAAAGACGCTGTGAGAAAAGAATTTGAAAAAGCGAACGCTGGATCGAATGCAGGACGAGTTATGGTTCTTGATCAGTCAGCAGATTTCTCTACAATTGCGATTAATGCAGATGTTGCTAAATACCTACAAAATTTGGATTGGAATAGAACACAGATTGCTAAGGCATTTGGCGTTCCTGATTCATATTTGAACGGAGATGGGGATGCGCAATCTTCACTAGAAATGATTAGTCAGCTATACATTAGTGGATTAAATCGCTACATTGAGCCGATTATTTCGGAAATAAATTATAAGTTAGATGCAAAAGATATTCGACTAGATATGTCAGATATTATGGATTATTCGGGAGCAACTTATAAACAAGATATTAAAGATTATGTAGACAAAGGCATTCTCACACCAGAGAGTGCTTTTAATTTGCTCTCGGAAAGGAGGTTGATTTGA
- a CDS encoding terminase large subunit, translating into MMKYKDLLARYPDDPALLYAVGVLEGRVIAGEKIKQASKRHISDLRRIEDDDNFQYIYDVEEAQKINKFATLLKDVSSGEPFKPSPYQQFILSMIQGWRNPDTKGMRFKNIFISMARTNGKTQVLSAYSLYNFLFGQPNMNRQLAVSSIDISHTKPLYEYMKGNWIKLKDGVFKKIGKDWQIEYNRNEMRINSQSTSMKRLSAQSSDSDGDHYTTGIVDEYHLFGQGQRDFISAMTSGMVQNPLAQMFYISTAGLDPNTPMFEDYKRYSKYIENENWNEIDKDLVLIWEQDDKDETFDPETWQKSNPLMELPLKRKQLIEGMVTEREAKASQGLLSEFIVKNMNMWQNAKENAFLPLDLIQASIIDDFKMFGRDVFIGFDFSQTNDDTSVAFVFPYLDAQGNQKYHLYQHSWIPLSKAGSIEAKEQRDNINYRDVQAKGFATITRDRFGLIDEDEVFNWMLNFIEMNELNVKGILYDQWGTGGFIRRLDEVKEEYLIIPVRQGIKSLNEPTKFLQNMFIKHNITMFDDQAMQQALVNAVIVSDNNGIKIDKNTNTQKIDVADAIVNALFEGQFYYTDFTNVEEKATKSPFGNMSNDEINDYFLNGFSF; encoded by the coding sequence ATGATGAAGTATAAAGATTTATTAGCACGTTACCCAGATGATCCTGCTTTACTATATGCCGTTGGTGTTTTGGAAGGTAGAGTAATTGCAGGCGAGAAAATTAAACAAGCGTCTAAACGCCATATAAGCGATTTGAGGCGAATTGAAGATGATGATAATTTCCAATACATTTATGACGTTGAAGAAGCGCAAAAGATTAATAAGTTTGCGACTCTTTTAAAGGATGTGTCATCTGGAGAACCATTTAAGCCATCACCATATCAACAATTTATTCTATCTATGATTCAAGGTTGGCGTAATCCTGATACAAAAGGGATGCGATTTAAGAATATTTTTATTTCAATGGCGCGGACGAATGGGAAAACGCAAGTTCTATCAGCGTATTCTTTATATAATTTCTTGTTTGGGCAGCCTAACATGAATAGACAACTTGCAGTCAGTTCGATAGATATTTCGCACACCAAACCTTTATACGAATACATGAAGGGAAATTGGATTAAATTAAAAGATGGTGTCTTTAAAAAGATTGGCAAAGATTGGCAAATTGAATATAACAGAAATGAAATGCGGATCAATTCTCAATCAACATCAATGAAACGATTGTCGGCGCAATCAAGTGATTCTGACGGAGATCATTACACTACCGGCATTGTTGACGAATACCATTTATTTGGGCAAGGCCAACGTGATTTTATTAGTGCTATGACTTCTGGAATGGTTCAAAATCCATTGGCTCAAATGTTTTATATTTCAACAGCTGGTCTTGATCCAAATACACCGATGTTTGAAGATTATAAACGTTATTCCAAATATATTGAAAATGAAAATTGGAACGAAATTGATAAAGATTTAGTTTTAATTTGGGAACAAGATGATAAAGATGAGACGTTTGATCCAGAAACATGGCAAAAGAGTAACCCATTAATGGAATTGCCACTTAAGCGAAAACAATTGATTGAAGGAATGGTTACCGAACGTGAAGCTAAAGCATCACAAGGTCTTTTATCAGAGTTTATTGTTAAGAATATGAATATGTGGCAGAACGCCAAAGAAAATGCATTTTTGCCGTTAGACTTAATTCAGGCATCAATCATTGATGATTTTAAAATGTTCGGCCGTGATGTTTTTATTGGCTTTGACTTTTCCCAAACAAACGACGATACGTCGGTCGCTTTTGTATTTCCGTATTTGGACGCACAAGGCAATCAAAAATATCATTTGTATCAGCATTCATGGATTCCATTATCAAAAGCCGGATCAATTGAAGCAAAGGAACAACGCGACAATATTAATTATCGTGATGTTCAGGCAAAAGGATTTGCGACAATAACGCGTGATCGTTTCGGTTTGATTGATGAAGATGAAGTATTTAATTGGATGCTTAACTTTATTGAAATGAACGAGTTAAACGTTAAGGGCATTTTGTACGATCAATGGGGTACAGGCGGTTTTATTAGACGATTAGACGAAGTTAAAGAAGAGTATCTGATTATTCCAGTTCGCCAAGGTATTAAGTCGTTAAATGAACCAACCAAGTTTTTACAAAATATGTTTATCAAGCACAATATTACAATGTTTGATGACCAAGCAATGCAACAAGCTTTGGTTAATGCTGTGATTGTTTCTGATAATAATGGAATTAAGATAGATAAAAATACTAATACACAAAAGATTGACGTTGCTGACGCAATTGTGAATGCTTTGTTTGAAGGTCAATTTTACTATACTGATTTTACTAACGTTGAAGAAAAGGCAACCAAATCGCCGTTTGGGAATATGTCAAACGATGAAATTAATGATTATTTCCTTAACGGCTTTAGTTTTTAA
- a CDS encoding phage terminase small subunit P27 family: MPRKAKITTDDKDRKDQRDHTEALKKVAENAEKLSTTPPKHLTGEAKKLWSKIVPALNETGYVIQVDQSEVETLVINYAMLREAYESVKKDGVIYSAGDKLFKNPAVAIIDSATKVIKSIGSDLGLSPQSRATLIDMAKSDEESDNETKGEDLAGYFGGNK, encoded by the coding sequence ATGCCGAGAAAAGCAAAAATTACAACTGACGACAAAGATAGAAAGGATCAGCGCGATCACACTGAAGCTTTGAAAAAAGTAGCTGAGAATGCTGAAAAATTATCAACTACTCCGCCAAAACATTTGACTGGGGAAGCTAAAAAGTTGTGGTCAAAGATTGTTCCAGCGTTGAACGAAACAGGTTATGTAATTCAGGTTGATCAGTCAGAAGTTGAGACGTTAGTAATTAATTATGCTATGTTGCGAGAAGCTTATGAGTCCGTTAAGAAAGATGGTGTTATTTATTCGGCGGGCGATAAATTATTTAAAAATCCAGCGGTTGCCATTATTGATTCAGCTACTAAGGTAATTAAATCAATTGGTAGTGATTTAGGATTATCGCCACAAAGTCGGGCCACGTTAATTGATATGGCGAAATCTGATGAAGAAAGTGACAACGAAACCAAGGGCGAAGACTTGGCAGGATATTTTGGGGGTAATAAATGA
- a CDS encoding HNH endonuclease gives MQRFNQQRLNSQELSSRTLRGQQKLREATQSYDETTRQELHDGFYQSKQWEKIASYVKQRDGYLDGVDGKAWDKGDLIVDHVVPRRLLGRDEQLNTDNLWLLTRSQHNHKTAVEKKLNDNQLKNISKNWWIKILKK, from the coding sequence ATGCAACGTTTTAATCAACAGCGGTTAAATAGTCAGGAGCTTTCATCAAGGACGTTACGCGGGCAACAGAAGCTACGTGAAGCAACACAGTCTTATGATGAGACAACTAGACAAGAGTTACATGATGGCTTCTATCAAAGCAAGCAATGGGAAAAGATTGCAAGCTATGTAAAGCAACGTGATGGTTATCTTGATGGCGTTGATGGCAAGGCTTGGGACAAGGGCGATCTTATCGTTGATCACGTTGTGCCTAGGCGCTTGCTTGGTCGTGATGAACAACTGAATACAGATAACCTTTGGTTATTGACTAGGTCACAACACAATCACAAGACTGCGGTTGAGAAAAAATTAAATGACAATCAATTAAAAAATATTTCTAAAAATTGGTGGATAAAAATTTTAAAAAAATAA
- a CDS encoding Fic family protein, whose product MVSYISLERYRYTLNKKINLDVDSEIEKEYKNRIFGPSTVKTSMRPVLIDKYNVQHSDYVIFLVLTNDIHELTSKIYRTSKKIEMLARRLPTVAKQSFIHNLIINELEYTNDIEGVKTNRQEISTMIENVTKDRKRKARLSSTGKLYSDSIKGKPIKIYKLEDFRNIYNTLLDGEIENKFLPDGKLFRDGAENIWIGYEDKKIHIPPKSEAQISNALLTLIDFMNIDNLDPIIKAIVTHFMFENTHPFNDGNGRTGRYLLSSYLSSKIDMYTGISISTAIHSAVQKYYKLFEEAGKLENRADLTLFLKGMLKIIYDGQKDVISDLEEKASLLEVGKEYIQDKYANFNDMKREILYTLFQSEIFTDGVTPPIEDREIFEHLRGEYPKTHLKKAIDELTENGIIMQTGGKPLKHKINFEV is encoded by the coding sequence ATGGTTAGCTATATATCTCTTGAAAGATATAGATACACACTTAACAAAAAAATAAATTTAGATGTTGATAGTGAAATAGAAAAAGAATATAAAAATAGGATATTTGGTCCATCTACAGTTAAAACTAGTATGAGACCAGTTCTTATTGATAAATATAATGTTCAACATTCTGATTACGTTATATTTTTAGTACTAACGAATGATATCCATGAATTGACTTCTAAAATATATAGGACGTCTAAAAAGATAGAAATGTTAGCGAGAAGATTACCAACCGTTGCTAAACAAAGTTTTATTCATAATTTAATAATTAATGAGCTTGAATACACTAATGATATTGAAGGTGTTAAAACAAATCGACAAGAAATAAGTACGATGATCGAAAATGTTACCAAGGATAGAAAGAGAAAGGCACGACTTAGTTCTACTGGGAAATTATACTCAGATTCAATAAAAGGAAAGCCTATAAAGATTTATAAATTAGAAGATTTTAGAAATATTTATAATACGCTATTAGATGGGGAAATTGAGAATAAATTTCTACCAGATGGTAAGTTATTTAGAGATGGTGCAGAGAATATCTGGATTGGATATGAAGATAAAAAGATTCATATTCCTCCAAAGTCTGAAGCTCAAATATCTAATGCATTGTTGACCTTAATTGATTTTATGAATATTGATAATTTAGATCCAATAATCAAAGCGATTGTTACTCATTTTATGTTTGAGAATACACACCCATTTAATGATGGTAATGGTAGAACTGGTAGATACTTATTATCTTCGTATTTATCTAGTAAGATAGATATGTATACAGGAATATCTATATCTACAGCTATACATTCTGCCGTACAAAAATATTATAAATTGTTTGAAGAAGCTGGAAAATTGGAAAACAGAGCAGATCTGACTTTATTTTTAAAAGGAATGTTGAAAATAATTTATGATGGTCAAAAGGATGTTATTAGTGATTTAGAAGAAAAAGCTTCTTTATTGGAAGTTGGAAAAGAATATATTCAAGATAAATATGCCAACTTTAACGATATGAAGAGAGAGATATTGTACACGCTATTTCAATCTGAAATATTTACTGATGGTGTTACGCCACCAATTGAGGACAGAGAGATATTCGAACATTTAAGGGGAGAATATCCTAAAACTCATTTGAAAAAAGCTATAGATGAATTGACTGAAAACGGTATAATTATGCAAACTGGTGGTAAACCCCTGAAACATAAAATTAATTTTGAAGTTTAA
- a CDS encoding VRR-NUC domain-containing protein, translating to MHPQSEQEIQNAVRVALSSRGHKVFRANVGKVRLPNGRWFETGLPKGFPDLFGYRKTDGKTFFIEMKNAKGKRRPEQIQFGNMMTSQPVLYGVARSVDDAIKIVEETL from the coding sequence ATGCATCCCCAATCAGAACAAGAAATACAGAACGCTGTGCGGGTTGCATTGTCATCTAGGGGGCACAAAGTGTTTAGGGCTAACGTCGGTAAGGTAAGGCTACCAAACGGGCGCTGGTTTGAAACTGGATTGCCTAAGGGCTTCCCTGATTTGTTCGGTTATCGCAAAACTGATGGCAAAACATTCTTTATTGAAATGAAAAACGCCAAAGGTAAACGTCGACCTGAACAGATTCAATTTGGAAATATGATGACATCGCAACCAGTTTTATATGGTGTAGCTAGAAGTGTAGACGATGCCATAAAAATAGTGGAGGAAACATTATGA
- a CDS encoding YopX family protein, whose amino-acid sequence MREIKFRAWDEQTKKHWAIDRWHVGDEYIDLIPVGVSVSDPNIERIWRHTRDLILEQYTGVKDVNDNPVYEGDVVQEVWFTEIPDGSINTTKIGDPFEVKVGNYVYGKWIAEEILNQGFGVTNYVMPDELIILGNIHENPELLEGE is encoded by the coding sequence ATGCGTGAAATTAAATTTAGAGCGTGGGACGAACAAACGAAGAAGCATTGGGCAATCGACCGCTGGCATGTCGGAGACGAATATATAGATCTAATTCCTGTTGGTGTAAGCGTTAGTGATCCTAATATTGAACGAATATGGCGTCATACACGAGATTTAATCCTAGAACAATATACCGGTGTTAAGGATGTGAACGATAATCCAGTATATGAAGGTGATGTAGTTCAAGAAGTATGGTTTACTGAAATACCTGACGGAAGTATCAATACAACTAAAATTGGTGATCCATTTGAAGTTAAAGTCGGAAATTATGTTTATGGAAAATGGATTGCCGAAGAGATCTTAAATCAAGGTTTCGGAGTAACTAACTATGTCATGCCTGATGAATTAATTATTTTAGGCAACATCCACGAGAACCCGGAATTATTGGAGGGTGAGTAA
- a CDS encoding phage N-6-adenine-methyltransferase yields the protein MNENLMFSSKKQDWETPDDLFKDLNSEFNFSWDLAARKDNTKANNFISPETNSLTVDWSKLEGNLFLNPPYGRELSKWIKKAYESSLERQGNIVLLIPSRTDTSYWHNYIFGKAEIRFLRGRIKFENNGIAGDAAPFPSAIVIYNNDERWKSFK from the coding sequence GTGAACGAAAATTTAATGTTTTCATCTAAGAAACAGGATTGGGAAACGCCAGATGATTTGTTCAAAGATCTGAATAGTGAGTTTAATTTTTCATGGGACTTGGCAGCTAGAAAAGACAACACAAAGGCAAATAATTTTATAAGTCCTGAGACAAATTCATTAACAGTTGATTGGTCGAAATTAGAAGGTAATTTATTCTTAAACCCGCCGTATGGTCGTGAACTCAGCAAATGGATTAAGAAAGCCTATGAATCATCTTTGGAACGTCAAGGAAATATAGTTTTATTAATACCATCTAGGACAGACACATCTTATTGGCATAACTACATTTTTGGTAAGGCTGAGATTAGATTCCTACGGGGACGTATTAAATTTGAAAATAACGGGATAGCTGGAGATGCGGCGCCGTTCCCGTCAGCGATTGTAATTTATAACAATGATGAGCGATGGAAATCGTTTAAATAG
- a CDS encoding DNA-methyltransferase: MKLIHGDTLDEMAKLPNNSIDMILADLPYGTTANKWDVIVPFDELWNQYERIIKENGAIILFGSQPFTTKLIASNMKLFRYEWIYRKVVGSNFALAHKIPLKEHENILVFYKKQPTYNPIKEPRAKSGKSRINAGFKTNSDKGNEGLSKMKRNNTQAEYDPNLKFPSSVQIFNNRAKGARGLHPAQKPLELLEYLIKTYTNENEIILDNTMGSGSTGVAAIRTNRDFIGIEIEQEYFDIATDRINSERVEL; encoded by the coding sequence ATGAAGTTGATTCATGGAGATACTCTCGATGAGATGGCGAAGTTGCCTAATAATTCAATTGATATGATACTAGCGGATTTACCGTATGGGACAACTGCTAATAAGTGGGACGTAATTGTGCCTTTTGATGAGTTATGGAACCAATATGAAAGAATAATCAAAGAAAATGGTGCAATCATATTATTTGGTAGTCAACCTTTTACAACGAAGTTAATTGCCAGCAACATGAAACTATTTCGTTATGAATGGATTTACAGGAAAGTAGTTGGAAGTAATTTTGCGTTGGCACATAAAATACCATTAAAAGAACATGAAAACATTTTGGTTTTTTATAAAAAACAGCCAACATATAACCCTATCAAAGAACCTAGAGCCAAGAGTGGTAAATCAAGAATTAATGCGGGATTTAAGACGAATTCCGATAAAGGTAACGAGGGGTTATCAAAGATGAAAAGAAATAATACTCAGGCTGAATATGACCCTAATTTAAAATTTCCATCCAGTGTTCAAATTTTTAATAATAGAGCCAAAGGAGCTAGAGGGCTTCATCCAGCTCAAAAGCCATTGGAATTACTGGAATATCTAATTAAAACGTATACCAATGAAAATGAAATTATTTTGGATAACACAATGGGGAGTGGGTCAACCGGAGTTGCAGCAATTAGAACTAATCGTGACTTTATCGGGATTGAAATTGAACAGGAATATTTTGATATTGCGACAGACAGAATCAATAGTGAAAGGGTGGAACTGTGA
- a CDS encoding helix-turn-helix transcriptional regulator, translating into MNRIRRMRADNNISLEYLGLVVNESRATINNWELGKTEPNAEIWHKLAQYFDVTIGYLMGYEEEKDNFIYLNEVFSGIVRDMRKNPNADVMIVLEGKPIYNNAQGFVDAYLHPELVKITKL; encoded by the coding sequence ATGAATAGAATCAGAAGAATGAGAGCGGATAATAATATTTCGCTTGAATATCTTGGTTTAGTTGTAAATGAATCAAGGGCAACGATTAATAATTGGGAGCTAGGTAAAACAGAACCCAATGCAGAAATATGGCATAAATTAGCTCAATATTTCGATGTAACCATTGGTTATTTAATGGGTTATGAAGAGGAAAAAGATAATTTCATTTACTTGAATGAAGTATTCTCTGGCATCGTACGGGATATGCGAAAAAATCCTAACGCTGACGTAATGATTGTCCTAGAGGGCAAGCCTATTTATAACAATGCACAAGGATTTGTAGATGCATATCTACATCCAGAATTAGTCAAGATAACAAAATTATGA
- a CDS encoding RusA family crossover junction endodeoxyribonuclease — protein MKIFEAMIELRDDIDFGSGNDLQHNTRTNQVYRGAKYRKYKDYVIEVLEELADETKLAQIEAETELKCELAFIFDKLVLTKRNTRDLDNLTKPTNDAIQEALNIDDAQIVDLHVKKTNGPKKALFVRLSTVE, from the coding sequence ATGAAAATTTTTGAAGCAATGATCGAATTACGTGACGATATTGATTTTGGTTCGGGAAATGATTTACAACATAACACTCGAACTAATCAAGTTTATCGAGGCGCGAAATATCGAAAGTATAAAGATTATGTGATTGAAGTTTTGGAAGAGTTAGCAGATGAAACTAAATTGGCACAGATTGAAGCTGAAACAGAGTTGAAGTGTGAGCTTGCGTTTATCTTTGACAAATTGGTGTTAACTAAGCGAAACACCAGAGATTTGGATAATTTAACTAAGCCAACTAACGACGCGATTCAAGAAGCATTAAATATTGATGATGCACAGATTGTAGATTTACATGTTAAAAAAACGAACGGACCAAAGAAAGCGTTATTCGTAAGACTTTCAACGGTTGAATAG
- a CDS encoding DUF5906 domain-containing protein produces the protein MSNDGLARFNENAIIPWNINDTQLSPAQFVSNIPWLDWTTTGKEGDVKYKVSSVEKFAIWYSEQAESLIKNENGYIWNGSYWKQVKPSEVINNLNVSIISITDRLSVSQTKKRELQRDVKEYLVGLGRTFDDSIKTKYVAFKNATLTLETGMLDKPDKNQNIIGGFDFEVSDDDRLPETWIKYVKYMFGNNDRIFWAWLGYGFYNDMRWWQGALFLLDPVGGTGKTYLVSKIAKALFGEERVGAFKLKNLQAGNARFETARFIGKAIMVDDDATKVRFKEDDVFKAVTGGGLSPVERKGIDGTDYMITAKIIANVNEMPIFNSGGAITRRLHIIKTIAPMADKAEIDKRNRMFPEDELQEEIPLLIPYAVEMFQRAMAEDWKIEDDISEDMVATDPFDLWHKTLESGEFKAHDLYNSYTDFFESLNIGEDAKPMTLTAWGRKMSNWHKKIKHRSGVMYQL, from the coding sequence ATGTCGAATGATGGACTAGCACGATTTAATGAAAATGCCATTATTCCGTGGAACATTAATGATACTCAATTAAGCCCAGCTCAATTCGTTTCTAATATCCCATGGCTTGATTGGACGACTACTGGAAAAGAAGGCGATGTTAAATACAAAGTTTCATCAGTGGAAAAATTTGCGATCTGGTATTCAGAACAAGCTGAATCGTTGATAAAGAACGAGAATGGGTACATTTGGAACGGGTCATATTGGAAACAAGTAAAGCCATCTGAAGTAATAAATAATTTGAACGTTTCAATTATTAGTATCACAGATAGGCTAAGTGTCTCTCAGACGAAAAAAAGGGAGCTTCAGAGAGATGTTAAAGAGTATTTAGTAGGATTAGGCAGAACATTCGATGATTCCATTAAAACGAAGTATGTGGCGTTTAAGAACGCAACGCTAACTCTAGAAACAGGAATGTTGGATAAGCCTGATAAAAATCAAAATATAATCGGTGGATTTGATTTTGAAGTGTCAGATGATGACCGCTTGCCCGAAACTTGGATTAAATATGTGAAGTACATGTTTGGCAACAACGATAGAATATTTTGGGCTTGGTTAGGATATGGCTTTTATAACGATATGCGGTGGTGGCAAGGAGCATTGTTTTTGCTCGATCCAGTTGGAGGTACAGGTAAAACGTACCTAGTATCAAAAATTGCCAAAGCACTGTTTGGAGAAGAACGAGTAGGAGCATTTAAACTGAAAAATTTACAAGCTGGTAACGCTCGATTTGAAACGGCTAGATTTATCGGTAAAGCCATCATGGTAGATGACGATGCAACTAAAGTTCGTTTTAAAGAAGACGATGTTTTTAAAGCCGTAACCGGTGGCGGATTGTCCCCAGTCGAACGTAAAGGGATTGATGGAACTGATTATATGATCACGGCAAAAATCATTGCAAATGTAAACGAGATGCCAATTTTCAATTCAGGTGGAGCGATCACAAGGCGATTACACATTATCAAAACAATTGCACCGATGGCTGATAAAGCTGAAATCGATAAGCGCAATCGAATGTTCCCAGAGGACGAGCTTCAAGAAGAAATACCACTACTAATTCCATACGCTGTTGAGATGTTTCAAAGAGCAATGGCAGAAGATTGGAAAATTGAAGATGACATTTCAGAAGATATGGTCGCAACCGATCCATTCGATTTATGGCACAAGACATTAGAATCAGGTGAATTTAAAGCTCATGACTTATACAACAGTTACACAGATTTTTTCGAATCATTAAACATTGGAGAAGATGCTAAACCAATGACATTAACAGCGTGGGGACGAAAGATGTCGAATTGGCATAAAAAAATAAAACACAGAAGTGGAGTTATGTACCAGTTGTAA
- a CDS encoding DUF669 domain-containing protein yields MGFTFNSQDIRKGVIDFAGDFNVEIVEAKYLGTNAMGGEGFNLTYKVLDGSEKGKMIFGDYFNDDQARTDGEAPSFYKNINALFNAIGGVQDGAVIELKNVSQILVGKRLAVKVREFKPNDYKQRTTYRPEVADYGTLLPNGSEVDKTTQRPQAHAAGKKPLAQGDMIQPDDSQGFDPFGSTPVAAPANDPFG; encoded by the coding sequence ATGGGATTTACATTTAACTCACAAGACATTCGTAAGGGCGTAATTGATTTTGCAGGAGACTTCAACGTTGAAATTGTTGAAGCTAAGTATTTAGGGACGAACGCGATGGGAGGCGAAGGTTTTAACTTAACTTATAAAGTTCTAGATGGTTCAGAAAAGGGAAAGATGATTTTTGGTGATTATTTTAATGATGACCAAGCTCGAACTGATGGCGAAGCTCCTAGTTTTTATAAAAATATTAACGCATTATTTAATGCCATCGGTGGAGTCCAAGATGGTGCAGTAATTGAATTAAAAAACGTTAGTCAGATTTTAGTCGGTAAGCGTTTAGCTGTGAAGGTTCGAGAATTTAAGCCTAATGATTATAAACAACGTACAACTTATCGCCCAGAAGTTGCGGATTATGGAACGTTATTACCAAATGGATCAGAAGTTGATAAAACGACTCAACGTCCTCAAGCTCATGCCGCTGGTAAGAAGCCGTTGGCACAAGGAGATATGATTCAACCGGATGATAGCCAAGGATTTGACCCATTCGGTTCAACGCCAGTTGCAGCGCCCGCAAATGACCCATTCGGATAA
- a CDS encoding AAA family ATPase, which produces MKFYKAGEIPKVGDMYFIYGDGGTGKTSLIKQFTGKKLLLSYDGSTNAITDTADIDVVAFEASDAARMQQLTMETLTNFMGEHEVIFIDNVTALQNWVLENIDGASKDGRQNYQKLQLWFRNLGMWLRSTNLTIVATSHQIDNGSSGLDGKGRFEPDMNMKTFDAFMAPFDIVGRIYKDGGERWIDLDTENGNHAKNRLDSRTLIKAEELIQSKNTTTEEQEEK; this is translated from the coding sequence ATGAAATTTTATAAGGCAGGAGAGATACCCAAAGTCGGAGATATGTACTTCATCTACGGCGATGGTGGAACTGGTAAGACCAGTTTAATCAAACAATTTACCGGTAAAAAATTATTACTAAGTTACGACGGATCAACTAATGCAATTACCGATACAGCTGATATTGATGTAGTTGCCTTTGAGGCGAGTGATGCAGCTAGAATGCAACAACTAACCATGGAAACTCTAACTAATTTTATGGGTGAGCATGAGGTTATTTTTATTGACAACGTCACGGCCCTACAAAATTGGGTACTAGAAAATATTGATGGAGCTTCTAAAGATGGTCGTCAGAATTATCAGAAGTTACAACTGTGGTTTAGAAATTTGGGAATGTGGTTAAGAAGCACAAATTTAACTATTGTCGCAACGTCACATCAAATTGACAATGGTTCATCTGGTTTAGACGGCAAAGGCCGTTTTGAACCAGATATGAATATGAAAACGTTTGACGCCTTTATGGCACCGTTTGATATTGTCGGTCGAATTTATAAAGACGGCGGGGAACGTTGGATTGATCTGGATACAGAAAACGGCAATCATGCTAAGAACAGATTAGATAGTCGCACACTAATCAAAGCAGAAGAATTAATTCAATCAAAAAATACTACAACAGAAGAACAAGAGGAGAAATAA